In one window of Acanthochromis polyacanthus isolate Apoly-LR-REF ecotype Palm Island chromosome 8, KAUST_Apoly_ChrSc, whole genome shotgun sequence DNA:
- the c8h11orf96 gene encoding uncharacterized protein C11orf96 homolog, which produces MAAVRQMVMEASGFHVLPAHLMASAMEEFPQQLPVPKCPARGKSRSRRPREARFKTQPVTFAEIAEVEEEGSSPLEEERARRSFLQSLENLRRSTQTLHCPPAAHHSCTPTPTQASLDSSDSDSTQ; this is translated from the coding sequence ATGGCTGCAGTGCGTCAGATGGTTATGGAGGCCTCTGGCTTCCACGTCCTGCCGGCTCACCTTATGGCCTCAGCTATGGAGGAGTTCCCCCAGCAACTGCCTGTCCCCAAGTGCCCTGCAAGGGGCAAGAGCCGCTCCCGCCGACCTCGTGAGGCTCGCTTCAAAACACAGCCTGTCACCTTTGCTGAGATAGCAGAGGTAGAAGAAGAAGGCTCCTCACccctggaggaggagagggcaCGTCGTTCCTTCTTGCAGTCCCTGGAGAACCTGCGGCGGAGCACTCAGACCCTCCACTGCCCACCGGCTGCCCATCACAGCTGCACCCCAACACCCACACAAGCCAGCCTGGACTCCAGTGACTCCGACTCCACCCAGTGA